The genomic segment ATATGGTAATGTTTAAAGACTCAAAGATTTACGTTGCCGGGCATACTGGACTTCTTGGCTCAGCGCTTTTAAAAAAACTGGAATCAGAAAGCTACCATAACGTAGTCACAAGAAGCCATGCTGAACTTGACTTGACAGACCAAAAACTGGTTGATGAGCTTTTTGAGAAAGAACGCCCCGAATATGTGTTTTTATGCGCAGGATTAACAGGCGGTATTATTGCTAACCAGACATATCCTGTAGATTTTTTGCATACCAACATTGCCATTCAGGACAATGTCTTTCAGGTAGCACAAAGGTATGAAGTAAAACATCTTGTTTTCTATGGTTCTTCATGTATATATCCAAAAAGTTGTCCACAACCAATCAAAGAGGAGTATTTGTTTACCGGCAAAATTGAAGAAACAAGCGAGGCTTATGCAATTGCAAAAACTGCTGGAATAATTGCATGCAGATCATACAATGCTCAGTTTAAAACAAACAGATTTATCGCATTGCTTCCGAATTCCATGTATGGCCCAAATGATAATTTTGACCTGGAAAACTCCCACGTACTATCTGCTCTAATCAGAAGGTTTCACGAAGCAAAGACTAACGGGCAGAAAAAGATTGTCCTCTGGGGAAGCGGCAGTCCCCGCAGAGAATTTATCTTCAGCGAGGATGTTGCTGATGCGTCTATTTTTGCAGTTCTTAATTTAGATAAGCTGGATAGCGCCCAACATTATAATGTGGGTACAGGTATAGATTATTCGATTAAGGAGCTCGCTGAACAGATTGCTATCGTAGCAGGTTTTGAAGGCAAAATAGAATGGGATGCTACCAAGCCTGACGGGACGCCGCAAAAGCTTTTGGATAGTTCAAAGTTTTTGAAATTAGGGTGGAAATCATCAACTTCATTGAAAGAAGGATTAAAGACAACATATCAATGGCTTATAAATAATTTCAAAAAGCATTGCGAATGACATTATATGGAAGAAATAGATAACACGATTCAATTATTAAAAGATAAAGCCCTGTGGGTTCGCAAAGAGACACTCAAAATCCATGGCGAAGCGCAAGAGACCCGGCTTGCGTCCTCTCTTTCGCCTGTTGAGATATTCGTTGCCTTGTTTTATGGAGGAATTATAAAGTTTGATCCAATAAATCCAAAATGGGAAGGCAGAGACCGTTTTATTATCAGCAAAGGTCATGGGTCAATTTCGTTTTATCCTATATTGGCAGATATTGGATATTTCGATAAAGGAGAACTCTCGAGAGTATGCAAGGAAGGTTCTTTTTTAGGAGGTATCCCTGATCCTATCATACCGGGATATGAAACTGTAAATGGTTCATTGGGGCACGGTCTCGGTGTTGCGTGCGGTATGGCGCTAGCCTTAAAAAGAAAAGGTAAAATGGAAAAGGTATTTGTCCTCATGGGAGATGGCGAGCTATATGAGGGCGCTGTATGGGAAGCGATTATGATGGCAGGGGAATATAGGCTGGATAATTTGGTTTTGATTATTGATAACAACAAGGTTTGTATGCTTGATTTTTGCAAAAACATTATTGACATAGAACCATTGGATGAAAAGTTTAGAATATTTAAGTGGTCGGTAAGCGCTATTGACGGACATGATATGAAACAAACATATGAGTCTTTATTAAGATTAAAAAGTGAAGAAAAGGGCTTACCCAAGGCACTTATAGCCAACACCGTAAAAGGCAAAGGAGTTCCAAACTTAGAGGTTGATCCGCTGAGCCATATTAAAAATATAAGACCGGATGATATTGATGCAGCCATAGAGGGCTTACAGTGAGTGCGGTTAAAAAGGCAATGAGAGATGTTTTTATTGAACAGATATATTATAAGATGTTTGAAAATAAATCATTGTTTTTTCTAACGGCTGATTTTGGCTCTCCTAAATTAGATGTGTTGAGAAAAGACTTTAATAACAGATTCATTAATGTTGGCATTGCAGAGCAAAACCTCGTCAATGTTGCAACCGGTTTAGCCTTAGAAGGGTTCATTGTTTATGCATATGCAATTGCACCTTTTTTGGTTATGAGGGCATATGAGCAAATAAGAAATAACCTTTCCCTTTTATCGCATGTTCATGACATAAATGTTAACTTGATTGGTGTGGGGGCAGGTTTGAGCTATGACGTTTCGGGTCCCACACATCATAGTTTAGAAGACATCAGCATTATTAGAACATTGCCCAATATCAGCTTGATATCTCCGAGCGATTGGGTCTTGGCTGAAAAATTTGTAGATTATTCAATAGAAAATAAAAAACCAAAATATATAAGATTTGATGGGAAACCATTGCCGAATATTTACAGCGACACAGATGATGTAAATTTGGATGATGGATTTTTTGAGTTGGCAAAAGGCGATGATGTTTGTTTGGTTTCAACGGGCCATATGACACATACTGCTTTAAATGTAGCCGAGAAACTGAACAGGGAAAGAATTCATATAGGGGTAATTGATGTC from the Pseudomonadota bacterium genome contains:
- a CDS encoding GDP-L-fucose synthase, translated to MFKDSKIYVAGHTGLLGSALLKKLESESYHNVVTRSHAELDLTDQKLVDELFEKERPEYVFLCAGLTGGIIANQTYPVDFLHTNIAIQDNVFQVAQRYEVKHLVFYGSSCIYPKSCPQPIKEEYLFTGKIEETSEAYAIAKTAGIIACRSYNAQFKTNRFIALLPNSMYGPNDNFDLENSHVLSALIRRFHEAKTNGQKKIVLWGSGSPRREFIFSEDVADASIFAVLNLDKLDSAQHYNVGTGIDYSIKELAEQIAIVAGFEGKIEWDATKPDGTPQKLLDSSKFLKLGWKSSTSLKEGLKTTYQWLINNFKKHCE
- a CDS encoding transketolase, whose protein sequence is MEEIDNTIQLLKDKALWVRKETLKIHGEAQETRLASSLSPVEIFVALFYGGIIKFDPINPKWEGRDRFIISKGHGSISFYPILADIGYFDKGELSRVCKEGSFLGGIPDPIIPGYETVNGSLGHGLGVACGMALALKRKGKMEKVFVLMGDGELYEGAVWEAIMMAGEYRLDNLVLIIDNNKVCMLDFCKNIIDIEPLDEKFRIFKWSVSAIDGHDMKQTYESLLRLKSEEKGLPKALIANTVKGKGVPNLEVDPLSHIKNIRPDDIDAAIEGLQ
- a CDS encoding transketolase — encoded protein: MSAVKKAMRDVFIEQIYYKMFENKSLFFLTADFGSPKLDVLRKDFNNRFINVGIAEQNLVNVATGLALEGFIVYAYAIAPFLVMRAYEQIRNNLSLLSHVHDINVNLIGVGAGLSYDVSGPTHHSLEDISIIRTLPNISLISPSDWVLAEKFVDYSIENKKPKYIRFDGKPLPNIYSDTDDVNLDDGFFELAKGDDVCLVSTGHMTHTALNVAEKLNRERIHIGVIDVFIIKPMNETVFFSSLVKYKYILTLEEAFINKGGLDSFVISILNRKSSDTKIKSKGFKDSYVFDVGSRDYLHKLNNLDEDSVVADIKEMLRESI